In one window of Candidatus Palauibacter australiensis DNA:
- a CDS encoding outer membrane beta-barrel protein, translating into MSAGRYSAQAAIQALALGLALAAAPLTAQTTIGLRGGLGSATLSREGAPTRGGAAFDEPRGGIVVGVDAGVPLSGGLGVRIGLGLVQKGGAAEVPPSITASRSLTEAIAEMDYLQFSALLRAGSDAEGGALSFGFLAGPYVGFNLSCQVAVMSVDPGPLRPEVPPGIPNRVGARGAGGAGRTASAQDTEVACGEGGVSAVKSTDFGLAIGGGFQVRMTDSLGLAFEVIYARGLAEIDDEGKKTGHVAFQGGLVFAIG; encoded by the coding sequence ATGTCCGCAGGACGTTATTCCGCGCAAGCCGCCATCCAAGCCCTGGCTCTGGGTCTCGCCCTGGCGGCCGCGCCTCTCACGGCGCAGACGACCATCGGGTTGAGGGGAGGCCTCGGTTCCGCAACCCTGTCCCGGGAGGGGGCGCCGACGCGAGGCGGGGCCGCGTTCGACGAGCCCAGAGGCGGGATCGTGGTGGGGGTCGACGCGGGGGTTCCGCTGAGCGGCGGCTTGGGCGTGCGCATCGGCTTGGGACTGGTCCAGAAGGGCGGCGCCGCGGAGGTCCCGCCGTCAATCACGGCGAGCCGGTCGCTCACCGAGGCGATCGCCGAGATGGACTACCTGCAGTTCTCCGCGCTCCTCCGCGCGGGCAGTGACGCCGAAGGGGGGGCTCTCAGCTTCGGCTTCCTCGCCGGGCCCTACGTCGGCTTCAACCTCTCGTGCCAGGTGGCGGTGATGTCCGTCGATCCCGGGCCCCTCCGCCCCGAGGTCCCGCCGGGGATACCCAACCGCGTCGGCGCGCGAGGGGCCGGGGGCGCCGGGCGCACGGCGAGCGCGCAGGACACGGAAGTGGCGTGCGGGGAGGGCGGAGTGAGCGCGGTCAAGTCAACCGACTTCGGACTCGCCATCGGTGGCGGGTTCCAGGTGAGAATGACCGATTCGCTCGGCTTGGCGTTCGAGGTCATCTACGCCCGGGGCCTGGCCGAAATCGACGACGAAGGGAAGAAGAC